GAGCGTCGAGACGGCGTCGCTGGCGCGTGAGCACAACAATGCCCAACTGATCGGAATAGGCGGCCGGATGCACACCGTGGCCGAAGCGCTGAGCTTCGTCGACGCCTTCCTCGCCACGCCGTGGTCGAAAGCCGAACGCCATCAACGGCGTATCGACATCCTCGACGAGTACGAGCGCACGCATCAGGCTCCTCCGGTGCCAGGCGGGCAGGGTTAAGCACCGCGTTGCCTGAGGGACATACCCTGCACCGGCTGGCCCGGCTGCATCAACGCCGATTCGGCGGCGCAGCGGTCGCCGTGTCCAGCCCGCAGGGCCGGTTCGCCGGGCCGGCCGCGGCGGTGAACGGGCAGGTGCTGCGCAAGTCCAGCGCGTGGGGCAAACACCTGTTTCACCACTACGCCAACGGCCCGATCGTGCACGTCCACCTGGGTCTGTACGGCACGTTCACCGAATGGGAGCGGGGCGACGACGCAACCCTTCCGGAAGCGATCGGGCAGGTACGGATGCGAATGGTCGGCGCCGAGTACGGCACCGACCTGCGCGGCCCGACGGTGTGCGAGGTGATCGACGAGGCTGCGGTCAGCGACGTCGTGGCCAAGCTCGGCCCCGACCCGTTACGTAACGACGCCGACCCGTCCTGGGCGTGGACCCGAATCACCAAGTCGCGCAGACCGATCGGCGCGCTATTGATGGATCAGACCGTCATCGCCGGGGTAGGCAACGTCTACCGCAGTGAGTTGTTGTTCCGGCACCGCATCGACCCGTACCGGCCCGGGCGGTCGATCGGTGCCGCGGAATTCGATGCGGCGTGGACCGATCTGGTGGCGCTGATGAAGGTCGGCCTGCGGCGCGGCCGGATCATCGTGGTGCGGCCCGAGCACGATCACGGTTTGCCGTCGTACCGGCCGGATCGGCCCCGCACCTACGTCTACCGGCGTGCCGGCGAACCATGCCGGGTTTGCGGCGGGCCGATCCGCACGGCGGTGCTGGAGGGGCGCAACCTGTTCTGGTGCTCGACCTGCCAGAAGTGACCGTCACGCCGGCTGCCGGATTGGCAGGAAACTGACAGGAAGAAACGCTGGCGTCTATAGTTTTCGGTCGGCCGCGGGCGGGTAGAAGTGCGCGTGTGAAGATGATTTCGCGTGTAGCTGCAACGATTTTCGTCGGAGCCGCGGTTGCGGGTCTGGCTGGCGTCGGCATCGCCGCCGACGCGGTCGCGGCGCCCGGGCCATTCCCGCAGTGGTGCCCGGGGGAGTTCTGGGACCCGGGCTGGGGCAACAACTGGGACTGGAACAACTGCCATGACTGGCGCGGCGGGCCACCGCCGCCGCCGGACCGCCCGTGGGACCGGGGTCCTGGGTGGGGCGGGCCGCCGCCCCCACCGGACCGCCCGTGGGGTCCGCCGCCGCCTCCCGGATGGCACCCGTGATACGTCCCTGACAACCATCGCGCCCTGCCGGCCTCGTTCGGCAGGGCGCGCCTCATGTCGAGAACTGGGAGACGTCGACCCCGAGGGTGGCGTAGACCTCGTTGCTCAATGCCAGGCTGCGTGGGTCGGCATTAGCCTTCGTGGCGTCGAACCGGTTGGCCACGTAGGCGTAACCGATGCGGTGCTCGAGGTCGACGAACCCAAACGAGCCGCCGAGCCCGCCGTGGCCGAAGATCCGCGGGTTGGGCCCGTTCACGCACCGCTGGTTGAGCATGTAGCCCAGCCCCCAACCGTGGTCGGCGACCCGAGGTCCGAGCACCAGGTCGGTCTCCAGGCCGCCCTGACACTCCCGGATCACGTCCATGTGTTGACGGCTGAGCAGTTTCTCCTGCGCGAGCGCGTTGTAGAACGTCGCCAGGCCCAAGGCCGACACCTGGCCGTTGGTGCCGGGGAACTCCAGCGCGCGCCAGCGGTCCAGGTCATAGGAGCTGACCTCGTCGTCCGGCGCCCAACCCATCGCGACCGCCAGGCCGGCCTTCGGGTGATCGGCCAGGCTGGCCGGGCTGGCCGGGATGTGTGTGAGCAGGTCGCGCATGTGCGGCTTGTTCACCCGTTCGGCGCAGCGCAGCTGGTCGGCGGGGAACAGGCCGATGTGGACGTCGGCGCCCAGCGGCTCGGCGATCTCGGTGCGCAGGTACTGGCCGATCGTGCGGCCGGTCACCCGGCGGAACACCTCGCCGACGATGAAGCCGAAGGTGGTCATGTGGTAGCCCTGGGCGGTGCCGGGCTGCCACCACGGTTCGGCGCTGACCAGCTGTTCACAGACGTAGTCCCAGTCGCAGACCTGCACCCAGGTGATCGGGGTGCGCGGCCCGATGACGCCGGACCGGTGACTCATCACCATGGCCAGCGTGATGTGCTCCTTGCCCGCCTGTCCGAATTCCGGCCAATACCGTGCGATCGGTGCGTGCAGGTCCACCTCGCCGCGGTCGACGAGCTGGTGCATGCAGGTGGCCGAGAGCCCCTTGGTGCCGGACAGCACCGTGGTCAGAGTGTCTTGCTGCCAGGGCCGCGTCGCGGCCCCGTCTGCCCAGCCACCCCACAGGTTGACGACCAGGTCCCCGTCGACCCACACGGCAACGGCGGCACCCTGTTCGAGTTGCAGTGCGAAGTTGCGCTCGAACGCGTCGCGGACTCCGATGAAGTCCGGCGCGCAAGAGCCCTTGATGGCGGCTTCAGGTGCAAGGTCGCTCATGGCGCCTTTCTGTGGAGCTACCTACCCCGAGCGGGCGACGGGAATCGAACCCGCGTAGCTAGTTTGGAAGACTAGGGCTCTACCATTGAGCTACGCCCGCATGCATTAGTCGAGCGAGACTGTATCTGGCTGCGAACATCAAATCTAATCGACGCAGATTCGTGACTGCTTTGTGAGGTCTTGAGTTCGCTCCCAAGCCGGTGGCCCTGCTGCTACTGGGGGGCCGTAGGATCGCGAGGTCAGCGCGGGGTGTAGCGCAGCTTGGTAGCGCATCCGCTTTGGGAGCGGAAGGCCGCAGGTTCAAATCCTGTCACCCCGACCAGCACCGCGCCGCAACCCAGCCGGCTCGCAAGGCCACCACAGAACGACCATCAAGGAGCACACCCGTGAAGAGCAGCGTCGAGCAGTTGAGCCCCACCCGGGTGCGCATCAACGTGGAGGTGCCTTTCACCGAACTCGAACCCGACTTCCAGCGCGCCTACAAGGAGCTGGCCAAGCAGGTCCGGCTGCCCGGATTCCGGCCCGGCAAGGTGCCGACGAAGTTACTCGAGGCCCGGTTCGGCCGGGAGGAGATGCTGGACCAGGTCGTCAACGAGGCGCTGCCGGCCCGGTACGGGCAAGCTGTCAGCGAGACCGAAGTGCACCCGATCGGCCGTCCCGAGATCGAGGTGACCAAAAAGGAGTACGGCGAGGACCTTGCGTTCACGGCCGAGGTCGACGTCCGCCCCGAGCTCACCCTTCCGGACCTGAGCTCGTTGCAGGTTTCGGTGGACCCGATCGAGGTCAGCGACGAGGACGTCGAAGCCGAACTGCAGTCGCTGCGCGCCCGGTTCGGCACGCTCACCGGGGTGGACCGGCCGGTCGCCGACGGTGACTTCGTCTCCATCGACTTGTCGGCGACTGTCAACGGCGAAGAGGTGCCGGGCGCCGCCGCGGAAGGACTGTCGCACGAGGTTGGCTCCGGCCGTCTGATCGACGGCCTCGACGACGCGCTCATCGGCATGTCGGTCGACGAGTCCAAGGAATTCACCGCCAAGCTGGCGACCGGTGAACACGCGGGCCAGGATGCGCAGGTCACCGTCACCGTCAAGACGATTAAGCAACGGGAGCTGCCGGAGCCCGACGACGAATTCGCGCAACTAGCAAGCGAATTCGACACCATCGACGAGCTGCGGACCAATCTGCGCGACCAGGTGGCCCGGATCAAGCGCGCCCAGCAGGCGGAGAAGATTCAGCAAGCCACGATGGACGCGCTGCTCGAACAGGTCGACGTGCCGCTGCCGGAGGCGATCGTGCAGGCCCAGTTCGACAGCGCGCTGCACGGCGCGATCGACAGCGTCGGCCATGACGAGGACAAGTTCACCGAGGTGCTCGCTCAGCAGGGCAAGACACGCGAGGAGTTCGAGGCCGAGACGCGTACCGCGGTGGAGAAGGACGTCCGGCGGCAGCTGCTGTTCGACGCGCTGGCCGACGACCTGCAGATCCAGGTCGGCCAGGACGACCTGACCGAGCGGCTGGTGGCGACGTCGCGGCAGTACGGCATCGAACCGCAGCAGCTGTTCGCCTACCTTCAGGAGAACAACCAGCTGCCCGCCATGTTCGCCGACGTGCGGCGCGGCTTGGCGATTGCCGCGGTGGTTTCGGCGGCGACGGTCACCGACACGGACGGCAACGTCGTCGACACGAGCGAGTTCTTCCCAGACCGGACGAAGGCGGCCGACGAAGCCGACACGGCCGACGAAGCCCAGGACACGACCGAAGAGCCCAGCGACAACTGAGCCGGCCTTGACGCTGTGAGCGAACGCGGGGTCCGCGGCGCGAAACGGTGGACTTGGTTGGTTAGTGTCGGTGAGTACAGATCTGAAAGAAAGCAGGTAATCCCGTCGTGACTGACATGCGTTCGAACTCGGTGGGCCTCAACCTCACGGACTCGGTGTATGAGCGCTTGCTCTCCGAGCGCATCATCTTCCTGGGTTCGGAGGTGAACGACGAGGTCGCCAACCGGTTGTGCGCGCAGATTCTGCTGCTCGCCGCCGAGGACAGCGACAAGGACATCAACCTCTACATCAACTCTCCGGGTGGCTCGATCAGCGCCGGGATGGCCATTTACGACACGATGGTCCTGGCACCCTGCGACATCGCCACCTATGCGATGGGCATGGCCGCCTCGATGGGGGAGTTCCTGTTGGCGGCCGGCACCAAGGGCAAGCGCTTCGCGCTGCCGCACGCCCGCATCCTGATGCACCAGCCGCTCGGTGGAGTGACCGGTAGCGCGGCCGACATCGCAATCCAGGCCGAGCAGTTCCACGTCATCAAGAAGGAGATGTTCCGGCTGAACGCCGAGTTCACCGGCCAATCGATCGAACGCATCGAGGCCGACTCGGACCGCGACCGGTGGTTCACCGCGCAGGAGGCCCTGGAATACGGCTTCGTCGACCACATCATCACCCGCGCCGCCCACATCACCAATGGAGAAGCCCGATGAGTCCCCAGCATCCTGAAATCCAGCCTCAGGCGCGCTACATTCTGCCGTCGTTCATCGAGCACTCCAGCTTCGGTGTCAAGGAGTCGAACCCCTACAACAAGCTGTTCGAGGAACGCATCATCTTCCTCGGCGTGCAGGTCGACGACGCCTCGGCGAACGACATCATGGCCCAGTTGCTGGTGCTGGAATCGCTGGACCCCGACCGCGACATCACCATGTACATCAACTCGCCGGGTGGCGGATTCACCTCGCTGATGGCGATTTACGACACCATGCAGTACGTGCGCGCCGACATCCAGACGGTGTGCCTGGGACAGGCGGCCTCGGCCGCGGCGGTGTTGCTGGCTGCCGGAACACCGGGTAAGCGGATGGCGCTGCCCAACGCCCGGGTGCTGATCCACCAGCCGTCGCTGCAGGGCGTGATCCAAGGCCAGTTCTCCGACCTGGAGATCCAGGCTGCCGAGATCGAGCGGATGCGCACGCTGATGGAGACGACGCTGGCCCGGCACACCAACAAGGAACCGTCGGTGATCCGCAAGGACACCGACCGGGACAAGATCCTGACCGCCGAAGAGGCCAAGGACTACGGGATCATCGACACGGTGCTGGAGTACCGGAAGCTGTCCGCGCAGACCAATTAAGGACGGTCGCTTTCACCGAGCGCGCACTGACTGCGATTTTCTAGCTGTGGTTGCAGTGGGTGCGCGCTCAGTGTTTTTTGCGACGTCCAGCGCACCGGCCACGGCCGCGATGTCGGCGGGCGTCACCCGGCAGCATCCGCCGACGACGCCCGCCCCGGCCGCGACCCACTGACGGGCACGGTCCGCGGAGAACCGCGACACACCGGTCCAGGCGCGTCCGTTCCAGCGCTCGCCGCTGTTCGGGTAGACGATCACGGGTTTGCCTACGGCGCAGGCGATTTCGATTGCCGGCGGCACGTCGTCGGGACTGCAGCAGTTGACGCCGACTGCGACGATCTGGTCCACGCTGGCGGCCACCGAGAACGCCTCGGCCAGTGGTTGTCCGGCGCGCGTGCGGGTCCCGTCGATGGTGTAGCTCAACCAGGCTGGCTTGCCTGACGCACGCACCAGATCGACCAGCGCCTCGGCTTCGTCGACGTCGGGCATGGTTTCCAGGGCCAGCACATCCGCGCCCGCGTCGGCCAATACCTCGAGCCGCGGTCGGTGCCAGCGCCTCAGTTGCGAGACGGAAACCCCGTAGCGGCCGCGATATTCCGAGCCGTCGGCCAACGCCGCGCTGTACGGACCGATCGAGGCGGCCACCAGCAGGCCGCCGGTTGCGTCGCGGGCCGTTGCCGCAAGGTCGACGCTGCGACGCAGTAATTTGACCGCTTCATCGCGGCCGATGCCGCGCGCGGAAAAGCCGTCGAACGATGCTTGATAACTGGCGGTCGTCGCGATCTTGGCGCCGGCCTGAAAGTAGGTGGTGTGCACCGCGGCGATCTCTTGCGGGG
This Mycobacterium simiae DNA region includes the following protein-coding sequences:
- a CDS encoding Fpg/Nei family DNA glycosylase, which codes for MPEGHTLHRLARLHQRRFGGAAVAVSSPQGRFAGPAAAVNGQVLRKSSAWGKHLFHHYANGPIVHVHLGLYGTFTEWERGDDATLPEAIGQVRMRMVGAEYGTDLRGPTVCEVIDEAAVSDVVAKLGPDPLRNDADPSWAWTRITKSRRPIGALLMDQTVIAGVGNVYRSELLFRHRIDPYRPGRSIGAAEFDAAWTDLVALMKVGLRRGRIIVVRPEHDHGLPSYRPDRPRTYVYRRAGEPCRVCGGPIRTAVLEGRNLFWCSTCQK
- a CDS encoding serine hydrolase domain-containing protein, encoding MSDLAPEAAIKGSCAPDFIGVRDAFERNFALQLEQGAAVAVWVDGDLVVNLWGGWADGAATRPWQQDTLTTVLSGTKGLSATCMHQLVDRGEVDLHAPIARYWPEFGQAGKEHITLAMVMSHRSGVIGPRTPITWVQVCDWDYVCEQLVSAEPWWQPGTAQGYHMTTFGFIVGEVFRRVTGRTIGQYLRTEIAEPLGADVHIGLFPADQLRCAERVNKPHMRDLLTHIPASPASLADHPKAGLAVAMGWAPDDEVSSYDLDRWRALEFPGTNGQVSALGLATFYNALAQEKLLSRQHMDVIRECQGGLETDLVLGPRVADHGWGLGYMLNQRCVNGPNPRIFGHGGLGGSFGFVDLEHRIGYAYVANRFDATKANADPRSLALSNEVYATLGVDVSQFST
- the tig gene encoding trigger factor, with product MKSSVEQLSPTRVRINVEVPFTELEPDFQRAYKELAKQVRLPGFRPGKVPTKLLEARFGREEMLDQVVNEALPARYGQAVSETEVHPIGRPEIEVTKKEYGEDLAFTAEVDVRPELTLPDLSSLQVSVDPIEVSDEDVEAELQSLRARFGTLTGVDRPVADGDFVSIDLSATVNGEEVPGAAAEGLSHEVGSGRLIDGLDDALIGMSVDESKEFTAKLATGEHAGQDAQVTVTVKTIKQRELPEPDDEFAQLASEFDTIDELRTNLRDQVARIKRAQQAEKIQQATMDALLEQVDVPLPEAIVQAQFDSALHGAIDSVGHDEDKFTEVLAQQGKTREEFEAETRTAVEKDVRRQLLFDALADDLQIQVGQDDLTERLVATSRQYGIEPQQLFAYLQENNQLPAMFADVRRGLAIAAVVSAATVTDTDGNVVDTSEFFPDRTKAADEADTADEAQDTTEEPSDN
- a CDS encoding ATP-dependent Clp protease proteolytic subunit yields the protein MRSNSVGLNLTDSVYERLLSERIIFLGSEVNDEVANRLCAQILLLAAEDSDKDINLYINSPGGSISAGMAIYDTMVLAPCDIATYAMGMAASMGEFLLAAGTKGKRFALPHARILMHQPLGGVTGSAADIAIQAEQFHVIKKEMFRLNAEFTGQSIERIEADSDRDRWFTAQEALEYGFVDHIITRAAHITNGEAR
- the clpP2 gene encoding ATP-dependent CLP protease proteolytic subunit ClpP2, giving the protein MSPQHPEIQPQARYILPSFIEHSSFGVKESNPYNKLFEERIIFLGVQVDDASANDIMAQLLVLESLDPDRDITMYINSPGGGFTSLMAIYDTMQYVRADIQTVCLGQAASAAAVLLAAGTPGKRMALPNARVLIHQPSLQGVIQGQFSDLEIQAAEIERMRTLMETTLARHTNKEPSVIRKDTDRDKILTAEEAKDYGIIDTVLEYRKLSAQTN
- the mmuM gene encoding homocysteine S-methyltransferase — protein: MAAESLWPTDSVLISDGGLATELEARGHDLSDALWSARLLSDAPQEIAAVHTTYFQAGAKIATTASYQASFDGFSARGIGRDEAVKLLRRSVDLAATARDATGGLLVAASIGPYSAALADGSEYRGRYGVSVSQLRRWHRPRLEVLADAGADVLALETMPDVDEAEALVDLVRASGKPAWLSYTIDGTRTRAGQPLAEAFSVAASVDQIVAVGVNCCSPDDVPPAIEIACAVGKPVIVYPNSGERWNGRAWTGVSRFSADRARQWVAAGAGVVGGCCRVTPADIAAVAGALDVAKNTERAPTATTARKSQSVRAR